The Argentina anserina chromosome 5, drPotAnse1.1, whole genome shotgun sequence genome includes the window TGATGGCTATGTCTTTGTGTTGTTTATTGAATTTTCTGGCGGTGAAGGCGCGGGAGTTTCGTGACAATTGGCGCCCGCACGTCTTTGCTTTCCGTCAACGGCGTTTTAAACAAGTATGGGATTGTCTGCATTGCGTTTATTCAATAATGCTGCACCTGACATCTCTGAGCCAATGGGATTCGAACACCTGATGAAATCGGATCTGTGCTCCGGTGGCACTTCGCTGCCGCAAGTTTTTGGGGAACTGTACCCGTGAATTATAATCTTACTGGCATGCCCCAGCTTACATAATTAGGTTAGACTAGAGTTTCTTATCTGGTATATAAAGTCCTCCGAATAGAAAGGTTAACCAACTATTTTGGTCAATGAACTTACCTGTAGTTTTAATTTGGTCGACTTTGTACTCAACTATTCAAGCCTAACCTTGATTAGGAATATATGAGCCTAGCACCTTCTGGCGAAAAAGGCACCAAGTCTCTAAAAGCAAGGGGCATAAAGGATCTTAAGAGTAATGAAGCATTCGACTTCTTCCTTACTGGTGGTTTTTATTCTGTGTCTGCAAGACTGCAATGTAGATTACATCTTTAATTTATCTGAAAACAATTATAATATACAATATCATACAAAGACAAATATTTGGAATTTCATAGTAAAGATTAAGCAAGGGACTATTATGTATATTGCTTGTATCAAAAACATAATTGTGTACCAGATTACTGATCTAGGAGAGGACTTCCTTCTTTAGCAAGCACAAAGAGACCACCATCCCCCCTGGAGATTCGGAAATCTTCATCAAGGTACGTAGTAAGAAGCCAGGACTGTGTCCGCTCGCCTGGGATGGGAACCTTAAGTGATTGCTGACCAGAGATGGTTCTTGAAATGCTCGCAGCAACCTCCTGCAGAGGACTGAGAGCTTGCTGGACAGGCGACAAATTGATTCTTTGCCCAAATATTTCAACATCAAGTGGGAGCTCAATACTTGACTTTATATCTGGTGGCTGAAAGGTGCCTTCCTTGAATTGAACCTGAATATATTGATAGCAGACTATTAGGGTTCTAGTAACTCATTCACCATACTCAATAACTTGCTCAAGTTGTTGACAATTTACTTATTTAACTGAAGTACCAATCAACTCCTATAATAGTATGCACGCTATCATGTATGCAGATATAAAGCTATACCTGGATTCTTGAAGGACTTCTAACTTCAAAACTAGCAGATGCACTGAAAGTGAATGTAGCAAACGGGCCGGACAATGTGATGGAGTTCAGAATTGTCAGACTTCTGGTGtcaattgattggttgatttTATCCACTTTCAATAAAGGTGTGCTACCTGCTGCCAGAAGTGGCAACAGCTCGGACGATGCAGTGTACCtgatttaataaaataaatgatgATATCAGGACAATGCAATCGACTTCAATTATCAAACTGTTTCAAGACATAAAGCACAATAAAAAAGAGAACGAATGCATTTATCAATTGTAAAAGGTCTGAGAAACATAGTTGATACATCACATTGATTTCAAAGTGACACAAGAATTTTTTCTCAACCCTACCAGTACCAACGCTTTTCTGCTATTTAAATTTGGCCACTATAACAGCATCAACCTCAACTTCAAATACACAAGGCAGTTCTCCAGAGCAATACTAATGAAATATAAAGACTCTAACACAAAACTATTACATTGCACCTTTGATTTAACTCAAGAAAAGAGAGCTATGATGTTATTGAAATAGAAATGACAACATAAATATTAAAGCAATCAAAATTGATTCTCAATCTTAACCTTCAAGTGTATAAAACATTTATATCTAGTGAATGATATTATCAGCTTACAAAATCTAAACCATATCGATTAATATTCTAATTTCAAAAAGATTCTGATACAAGTAAAGCCTGATTCTTTCAAAATACCAACAGTCCAACTCTTCCACTTCATTTGGAACTAGAAAAATGCAATCTATGTCTCTAAAGTCctcccaatatttcacacacacacacacacacacatatctGCATCCatttcccccccccccccctaaaCTTATAAAATTCTGTTATATCATCACAGTGTCTTCAACCATATATCTACTCATTTGCACTCTATATGTATcaatctatgcatttagaaaCCTATGAATGCATCTTGTTAACCAAAAACTCAGACAGCGAAATCGAACTTACAGCAAAACCCAGTTGCCATCAAGCAGCCCCGGGTTCTCCGTCGGCGCCGGAGTGGGATTCGCCGCCTCCAGCTGGTTAACCAACTCCGCCAGTTCAGCTCTCACCTCCGACCCGGCCCGAAAGCCCAACTCAGTCCCGTAAAGCGTGTCCACCAAGCACCTCTTCAGCTCAGTGAGCTTAGAAtccacctcctcctcatccACCACCACCGCGCTCTCAGCCTCAGCTTTCGCCGGAGTTCCATTCCCGATTTCAACATACTCATCACCTCCTCCCCACTCGTCCTCGTTCACTGGAGGGTCCGATTCCGAGATAGTGGGCTCCGGCTCCGCCGGCGCGGGATCGGCTGGCTCGCCCCACTCGTCGGTGATTTTGGCGGGACGGTCGGTGGGGGAGTCGTCGGAGAGAGAGGAGCGGGGGCGGAAGGAGGAGAGGTTGGAGATTGGATTAGGGTTtggggaggagagagagagggattgGGGTTTTGGGGTTGGAAATGAGAGGGGTTTGAGGGGTTTGGAGAAGAGAGACGAGTGTGAGGTGAAGACGAGATTCAGAGccatttcttttttggttcaaagttttcctttttttgcggtaggttttaatttatatagttTTTGCTTTGGTTGGGCCAGTTTTATGGAATGTTATCGTTTAtgattattttctattttgaataagagtttttttcagtTTACCCCCTGAAACTTTGGGGTGAAAATCAGACTACCCCTTAAACTTTTGATTTAATCATATTACCCCCCTGTATTTCTAAACGACATCAGAAAAGAACAAAGTTTGAATTTTCCTCCTAATCTGACGTCACCTGTAGCAATTAAAACCAAAGTTTTCTAAAATGACTTAAGTACCCTCATGAAAATTTTATCTGAGGATAAATGAAACTATCTCTCAGTCTCTTACAAATATAccaaaaaaccaaaacccacTCTCTCACTCTCCCACTCAGATTTGTAACAAAAAaggttttctctctctctctctctctctctctctcttctctatcAACCTGAAACCCAGATTTCTGGACAATTTAGGGTTTAAAGATCAACACGAAATGGCGGGGGATGACAATTGGGTATTCTGCTTGCCAAATGGAAGCAAAAAATCAGAGGAAGTCCAAAATTATGGTGAGTTAGGGTTTCGATTTAGCTGTTGTTGGTTAATGATATGGGGAAAATTTcgggtttttagtttttttgtgTGTCTATGTTATTAGATTAGATGTTGGGAACTTTGAATTTGGGGTTGTGAGAATTAAGATTTCGTATTATACAGTTTACTCTTTGGTTTATGTATTTTACTATTTCTGTTTGGTTTCTTCTTGAGTAGTTCAGTTTGCCCTCAGTTAGACTGAAAGCAACATCAGTTTATGTATGAGAGGTCTATGTCTTATGTAGATTTTATACTCAATTAAATGCCAAGATGGTTTATTTGGCTTTTATATATGAGATGTCTTCTAATGATAGATCTTAGCCTTACGGGGCTTCTTAGATTTTTCAAGTTCATTTTTGTCAATAAAatgttttgaaagaaataacTAGTTTGACTTGTTATGGAAGTAGTAAATGTTGTTGTTGATCAAATTGATTTATGATTAAACAAATTACCCAGCTGAGGGAACTCATCCAAAGAAGATAATTATTTCAGCAGCTTCTCCTTGTGAATGACTAGATGATAGAAAATAGAAATATTTGCAAAGCTGTGACATATATTGCTGATAAAAATCATTGGTGCATAACCAAGTTTGAATTCGTACACCTTCCCACCTCAAATTTCAAGTCAACATGGTGTTACTTAATATACACAAAGATGTACTAATTgagtgcaaaaaaaaaacataatagttTTACTAATTAAACAATTTCAACCACTAGTAATATGCTTATAGTAGTTGGTTATTTAACATTTAATTACAAGTCATCTTATTATCTTAACTAGAAGTGTGCATGATTGCAGTTTATCCAGGGCACTTCACTTTAAAAGTATATCATGGTGGATATTATGATCACGTGGAGAAGAAATATGTGGGTGGAAGCATTGGATACTTTGATAGTGTGAACAAGGAGAAGCTGGACTTAATGGAGTTGGATGTGATGGTGATGACTTTGAATCCTTCTTATTATGGGACAAAGATTGATTACTACTATATAGGATCTGAGGATGATCATGTTACCTTGCTGAAGAAGGACAACGATTTGTTGAAAATGTGTTGTTGTGTGCCACAAGTAAGGCTGATCATTTTATACCTATACCACAGAGAAGATGACGATTTCAGCATTTTGAATGAAGCCAGTGGTTTTGGTAGTAGTGGGGTTGTCATAGAGGAGCTCCCTGACTCCCCAAGGCAACCAAGAACAATTGTGAGGACTGGAGATCTCCCTAGTTTGCTAAGGCAAGATATTCCAAGTAAACAGAGTCAGGCCCTCATAGTTTATCAATCTGGTAAGGGTAAGCAGAAAACTAACCTGGTTACAGAAGGTAACTTGGATGATGACTTTGAAAAAGATGACTCAAtatatgatgatgataattCAGAATCAGATGATGTTGACTACAACCCTGCtaaagatgatgatgagtATATAAGGTATGGAGTAGATGATGATTTTCTATTTGATTGGCTAACAGAAAAAGATGGGTGTGTAGATTATGATGTGTTGCATATCAGTGAAGGGGTTACAAGCAATGAGAGTAACCATGATGTAGGGCCAGAGTTTGAAGATGAGGAACCAATGTTTCAGGCTATTGACTCGGATGGGGAAGAGATAGGCCATGCGATACACTCTGATTCTGATGTTGATGGTGATAATGATCCAGAGTTTAATCCGAAGACCGATATGAAAAACCCCTGGTTTTGCAAAGGGATGAAGTTTGCAACAGCAAGGATACTAAGAGCTGCCTTAAGAGAGAGAGCAATTCAAGATGGTTGGGAGGTCCTATTTTATAAGAGTGATGGTGACAGAATTAAGGCCATTTGTGGTGCTAATGATTGTGATTTTGAATTAACTGCTAGTCGGATGCAACATGAGAGCACCTTGCAGATTAGGAAGTATGTTGGAGATCATAGTTGTTATAGGGTTGGGGAGAACAGGATGGTGAGAACACCATATCTAATTGAAAGATTCTCACACCATATTAGACTTAACCCTGGCATGTCAACAAGTATTAATTCTCCATAAATTCTCCTTCATATTCTCCTACACTTCATTTTCAAATACTTATCAGGTTCTCTGTTTTCTGTTTCCTTGTTTTAGAGGCTTTTGAAACTCTTATGTCTTCTGAATTAAGAACACCAGTTTCACGCCAGCAAGCTTATAGGACTAAGAGGGCTGCTCTTGATATGATTGAGAGAAGTATGCAGGAACAATATGCA containing:
- the LOC126796178 gene encoding plastoglobulin-1, chloroplastic — its product is MALNLVFTSHSSLFSKPLKPLSFPTPKPQSLSLSSPNPNPISNLSSFRPRSSLSDDSPTDRPAKITDEWGEPADPAPAEPEPTISESDPPVNEDEWGGGDEYVEIGNGTPAKAEAESAVVVDEEEVDSKLTELKRCLVDTLYGTELGFRAGSEVRAELAELVNQLEAANPTPAPTENPGLLDGNWVLLYTASSELLPLLAAGSTPLLKVDKINQSIDTRSLTILNSITLSGPFATFTFSASASFEVRSPSRIQVQFKEGTFQPPDIKSSIELPLDVEIFGQRINLSPVQQALSPLQEVAASISRTISGQQSLKVPIPGERTQSWLLTTYLDEDFRISRGDGGLFVLAKEGSPLLDQ